A window from Thermodesulfobacteriota bacterium encodes these proteins:
- a CDS encoding tetratricopeptide repeat protein, whose protein sequence is MAKKKKKKISRKQLLNEPDEFITFSSKLLKFIIDHKNQITIVVSVIFCLLVAFSGWRYFSNKAEDKASISLEQSIARYQSAKMKEGATKAYLAVEKEFQLLLKKYSGKHGGKLARVIFANICYDAGKADEAIALYEKSLKDFAEQPFIRNMILNSLGYACEKKGDFADAIRYFEMTALGPQPDLKNEAWYNLGRIYSREGDIEKSLQAYQKIADDFKNSMYFDLVREKLAYL, encoded by the coding sequence ATGGCCAAGAAAAAAAAGAAAAAAATATCTCGAAAACAATTGCTTAACGAACCGGATGAATTTATCACCTTTTCATCCAAATTGCTGAAGTTTATCATTGACCATAAAAATCAGATCACCATTGTCGTGTCGGTTATTTTTTGTTTGCTGGTGGCTTTTTCCGGCTGGAGATATTTTTCAAATAAAGCCGAAGACAAAGCATCCATATCCCTTGAACAAAGTATAGCCCGATACCAATCAGCGAAGATGAAAGAGGGGGCGACCAAGGCATATCTGGCGGTGGAAAAAGAATTTCAGTTGTTATTGAAGAAATATTCGGGTAAACATGGCGGAAAACTGGCTCGGGTAATTTTTGCCAATATTTGCTATGATGCCGGAAAAGCGGATGAGGCGATTGCTTTGTATGAAAAATCGTTGAAGGATTTTGCTGAACAGCCATTTATTAGAAATATGATTTTAAACAGCCTGGGTTATGCCTGTGAAAAGAAAGGGGATTTCGCCGATGCCATACGGTATTTCGAAATGACCGCTCTGGGGCCGCAGCCTGATTTAAAAAATGAAGCCTGGTATAATCTTGGCAGGATTTATTCCAGGGAAGGAGATATAGAAAAAAGTTTACAAGCCTACCAAAAAATAGCTGATGATTTTAAAAATTCAATGTACTTTGACCTTGTGAGGGAAAAGCTGGCATACTTGTAA
- a CDS encoding adenosine kinase, whose amino-acid sequence MSKNKDDSDDKKLIVSIGSALVDILTHEGDDFLERTGAVKGGMTLVEKDFIEQTLSDTNSSPSIMPGGSACNTAVGIGKLGGQARFVGKCGGGSMGNLLKSSLEKNNVEPMLFSSSLSTGRVLSIITPDAQRSMFTYLGASSETRPDEISTGCFNRATIVHIEGYLLFNSDLILAALNSAREAGALISLDLASFTVVEESKDILVNIVKDYVDILIANEDEARVFSGFSDDMKAIRALSQGVEIAVLKVGERGSYISSKGKILKIAPKAAGSAVDTTGAGDLWASGFLFGLANGYPLEKCGELGSACGSEVCRVIGAQIPQEGWDRIKKLLNYSGG is encoded by the coding sequence ATGAGTAAAAATAAAGACGATTCTGATGATAAAAAACTGATTGTGTCGATAGGTTCAGCACTGGTTGACATTCTTACCCATGAAGGAGACGATTTTCTGGAAAGAACCGGCGCTGTGAAGGGTGGAATGACCCTGGTGGAAAAGGATTTCATTGAACAGACTCTGTCCGACACCAACAGTAGCCCTTCCATCATGCCCGGAGGTTCAGCCTGTAATACAGCTGTAGGTATAGGAAAGCTTGGCGGACAGGCCCGTTTTGTCGGTAAATGCGGCGGTGGTTCCATGGGGAATCTGCTTAAATCCAGTCTGGAAAAAAATAATGTTGAACCCATGCTTTTTTCATCCTCACTGTCTACGGGTAGGGTCCTGTCCATCATTACACCGGATGCACAGCGGTCCATGTTTACCTATCTGGGTGCCTCATCTGAAACAAGGCCTGATGAAATATCAACCGGTTGTTTTAATCGTGCAACGATTGTTCATATTGAAGGGTATCTGCTGTTTAACAGCGACCTGATACTGGCCGCCTTAAATTCCGCCAGGGAAGCCGGGGCTCTTATCTCCCTAGATCTTGCCAGCTTTACCGTTGTAGAAGAGTCGAAGGATATTCTGGTAAACATTGTAAAAGATTATGTGGACATTCTGATAGCCAATGAGGATGAGGCTCGTGTGTTTAGCGGCTTTTCCGATGATATGAAAGCGATCAGAGCGCTTTCCCAAGGAGTTGAAATTGCGGTTTTAAAGGTTGGAGAACGTGGAAGCTATATTTCAAGCAAAGGTAAAATTTTAAAAATTGCCCCAAAAGCAGCAGGATCTGCGGTTGATACCACCGGCGCGGGTGACCTTTGGGCGTCCGGTTTTCTTTTCGGATTGGCAAATGGATATCCGCTGGAAAAATGTGGTGAGCTCGGCTCCGCATGCGGATCGGAGGTCTGCCGGGTCATCGGTGCCCAGATTCCTCAAGAAGGTTGGGACAGGATAAAAAAACTGCTTAACTATTCAGGTGGATAG
- the aprB gene encoding adenylyl-sulfate reductase subunit beta encodes MPSFVIAEKCDGCKGGDKTACMYICPNDLMVLEPNEMKAYNQEPDQCWECFSCVKICPTQAIEVRGYSDFVPLGSSVMPMLGTEDVMWTCKFRNGLIKRFKFPIRTTPEGTANAYPDLKGNDLESGLLATEEADGYAIPTPQATV; translated from the coding sequence ATGCCAAGTTTTGTAATTGCAGAAAAATGTGACGGCTGCAAAGGTGGAGATAAGACTGCATGTATGTACATTTGTCCCAACGATCTGATGGTTCTTGAACCCAATGAAATGAAAGCTTACAACCAGGAACCGGATCAGTGCTGGGAATGTTTTTCATGTGTAAAAATCTGCCCCACCCAGGCAATTGAAGTAAGGGGCTACTCTGACTTTGTACCCCTGGGAAGCAGTGTAATGCCGATGCTGGGTACCGAAGATGTGATGTGGACCTGTAAATTCAGAAACGGACTGATCAAGCGATTTAAGTTCCCCATTCGGACAACCCCTGAAGGAACAGCCAACGCTTATCCGGACCTGAAAGGCAATGACCTTGAAAGTGGCCTGCTTGCCACGGAAGAAGCGGACGGTTATGCGATTCCGACGCCTCAGGCGACTGTCTAA
- the aprA gene encoding adenylyl-sulfate reductase subunit alpha, which translates to MALPNKPTGELKAVRDPEVEEREVDILIVGGGMAACGAAFEVKKWMDEGQSVLLCDKAAMERSGAVAQGLSAINTYIGENSPDDYVRMVRNDLMGLVREDLIFDLGCHVDDSVHLFEEWGLPVWKLSEEGKNLDGKKGQKMGTLKSGASPVRTGKWQIMINGESYKRVVAEGAKLAIGEDNIIERCFIVELLLDANNENQIAGAVGFSVRENKVYIIKCKTMMVACGGAVNIYQPRSVGEGKGRAWYPVWNAGSTYTMCMKVGAELSMMENRFTPARFKDGYGPVGAWFLLFKAQTLNGLGEAFAGGDAAKAELEKYAPYGTAAVTPTCLRNHLMLFEMKEGRGPIIMDTVTALAKLGETMDKKELKHLESEAWEDFLDMTCGQANLWCAQDCEPEKKNSEVMPTEPYLLGSHSGCCGLWTSGPDYDWVPDAYKWGDKGKIYNRMTTVTGLFTAGDGVGCSGHKFSSGSHAEGRMAAKQMVKFAKDHADFAPALSKSKEELVDMIYKPVRTYLDNYEYTTAEDINPAYVKPSGMALRLMKATHEYGAGTATFYQTSSKSLEIVMDLLQTMREDCEKLAAGDLHELMRAWEIEHRIWTVEAHLRHIQYRKETRYPGFYYQADYPGQDDENWFCFVNSKYDPKAGSWDVFKKDYIKIIPD; encoded by the coding sequence ATGGCATTACCAAACAAACCTACGGGTGAACTCAAGGCCGTTAGGGATCCGGAAGTTGAAGAACGAGAAGTCGATATCCTGATCGTCGGCGGCGGAATGGCTGCCTGCGGCGCTGCGTTTGAAGTAAAGAAATGGATGGACGAAGGGCAAAGCGTGCTGCTGTGTGACAAAGCTGCCATGGAGAGAAGTGGGGCTGTTGCCCAGGGCCTTTCAGCTATTAATACTTATATCGGGGAAAACAGCCCTGATGATTATGTACGCATGGTCAGAAACGACCTCATGGGCCTGGTTCGTGAAGACCTGATTTTTGACCTTGGCTGTCATGTGGACGATTCGGTTCATCTGTTTGAAGAATGGGGTCTTCCTGTCTGGAAGTTATCCGAAGAAGGGAAAAACCTGGACGGAAAAAAGGGCCAGAAAATGGGCACTTTAAAAAGCGGTGCATCTCCTGTCCGTACAGGAAAGTGGCAGATTATGATCAACGGCGAGTCTTACAAAAGGGTTGTCGCTGAGGGAGCAAAACTCGCCATTGGAGAAGATAATATTATAGAGCGATGCTTTATCGTTGAACTTCTCCTTGATGCCAACAATGAAAACCAGATTGCCGGCGCGGTGGGTTTCTCCGTCCGTGAAAACAAGGTTTACATCATCAAATGCAAAACCATGATGGTTGCCTGCGGCGGTGCGGTAAACATTTACCAGCCACGATCGGTTGGTGAAGGTAAAGGACGTGCATGGTATCCGGTATGGAACGCCGGCAGTACTTACACCATGTGTATGAAAGTCGGTGCCGAGCTTTCCATGATGGAAAACCGCTTCACCCCGGCCCGTTTTAAAGACGGATACGGCCCAGTGGGCGCATGGTTCCTGTTGTTCAAAGCCCAGACTCTCAATGGCCTTGGTGAAGCGTTTGCCGGAGGCGATGCAGCCAAAGCAGAGCTTGAAAAGTATGCACCATATGGAACCGCTGCGGTGACACCGACCTGTCTTAGAAACCATCTGATGCTGTTTGAGATGAAAGAAGGACGTGGTCCCATTATCATGGATACGGTTACAGCCCTTGCCAAGCTGGGCGAAACCATGGATAAAAAAGAACTCAAGCATCTTGAGTCGGAAGCATGGGAAGACTTTCTTGACATGACATGCGGCCAGGCCAACCTGTGGTGTGCCCAGGACTGCGAGCCTGAAAAGAAAAACTCCGAGGTGATGCCCACAGAACCCTATCTTCTCGGATCACATTCCGGATGCTGCGGACTATGGACTTCCGGCCCGGATTATGACTGGGTGCCGGATGCATACAAGTGGGGTGACAAGGGCAAGATTTATAATCGGATGACCACTGTGACCGGGCTGTTTACTGCCGGTGACGGTGTGGGTTGTTCCGGTCATAAATTCTCTTCCGGGTCACATGCTGAAGGTCGTATGGCTGCCAAGCAAATGGTGAAATTCGCCAAAGATCATGCAGATTTTGCTCCCGCACTGAGCAAGAGCAAAGAAGAACTGGTGGACATGATTTATAAGCCGGTCAGAACCTATCTGGACAACTATGAGTACACCACGGCAGAAGATATTAACCCTGCCTATGTCAAGCCTTCCGGAATGGCTCTGCGGCTTATGAAAGCCACCCATGAGTATGGTGCGGGTACGGCCACTTTCTATCAGACCAGCTCTAAAAGCCTGGAAATCGTCATGGATCTGCTTCAGACCATGCGTGAAGACTGCGAAAAACTGGCTGCCGGCGACCTTCATGAACTCATGCGAGCATGGGAGATTGAACATCGTATCTGGACAGTTGAAGCTCATCTTCGTCACATCCAGTACCGCAAAGAGACCCGCTATCCCGGCTTTTACTATCAGGCCGATTATCCGGGTCAGGATGATGAAAACTGGTTCTGCTTCGTCAACTCCAAGTACGATCCCAAAGCTGGAAGCTGGGATGTATTCAAGAAAGACTATATTAAGATCATTCCTGATTAA